A single genomic interval of Sphingopyxis sp. CCNWLW2 harbors:
- the fliF gene encoding flagellar basal-body MS-ring/collar protein FliF — MAETQILTPVDDGAANRLPAPVLGGRLAPLTQFMRQPAVQRALPAIAMTSAIGIAALAYFTMQAAPQAQLFAGLDDTDKAAVADALQTQGIGHSIDPTTGALTVDADKLHQARIALAGQGLPKAAPSGDSLIASLPMGSSRAIEGEALRSAREADLSRTIETIDAVKSARVHVAAAEPSLFVREDKPATASVMLTLQNGRSLSDGQVQAIRFLVASSIPGMNADQVSVIDQRGALLSDTASGSDMKAFQLQLQVEDRFRRALDTLLGPMLGAGNYTVEVHADVDMSESQATRESFPENDRALTSEQITRSTSGTSAPAVGIPGALSNQPPQATTVTATGPQPVPPGAPAPGTESNENAARAYEVGREISVTHSPQGKLRRVSVAVALNQGKKALTQADLTKIDNLVKGAVGYDATRGDLVAINQRPFVAVEDTAPAFYDQGWFMPLVQQVGAILAALLAFLFIGRPMIRAAKERAAKRIAQNQELEASLLAATNRPALASGQGGREITLEMIEQAPSYEARANLVRAFVRQDSARAALVVRHLMQEGARA; from the coding sequence ATGGCCGAAACCCAGATCCTTACCCCCGTCGACGACGGTGCCGCGAACCGCCTCCCCGCCCCCGTCCTGGGCGGCCGGCTCGCACCGTTGACCCAGTTCATGCGCCAGCCCGCTGTCCAGCGCGCGCTGCCCGCGATCGCGATGACCTCGGCGATCGGCATCGCCGCGCTCGCTTATTTCACGATGCAGGCGGCGCCGCAGGCGCAGCTGTTCGCCGGGCTCGACGATACCGACAAGGCGGCGGTCGCCGACGCGCTGCAGACGCAGGGCATCGGCCACAGCATCGACCCGACCACCGGCGCGCTGACCGTCGACGCCGACAAGCTCCACCAGGCGCGCATCGCGCTCGCCGGACAGGGCCTGCCCAAGGCGGCGCCGAGCGGCGACAGCCTGATCGCTTCGCTCCCCATGGGGTCGAGCCGCGCGATCGAAGGCGAAGCGCTGCGCTCGGCGCGCGAGGCCGACCTGTCGCGCACGATCGAGACGATCGACGCGGTCAAGAGCGCGCGCGTCCATGTCGCGGCCGCCGAACCCAGCCTGTTCGTCCGCGAAGACAAGCCCGCCACCGCATCGGTGATGCTGACCTTGCAGAACGGCCGCTCGCTGTCCGACGGTCAGGTCCAGGCGATCCGTTTCCTCGTCGCCTCGTCGATCCCCGGCATGAACGCCGACCAGGTGTCGGTGATCGACCAGCGCGGCGCTTTGCTCTCCGACACCGCATCGGGCAGCGACATGAAGGCGTTCCAGCTGCAGCTGCAGGTCGAGGACCGCTTCCGCCGCGCGCTCGACACCTTGCTCGGCCCGATGCTCGGCGCCGGCAATTATACCGTCGAAGTCCATGCCGACGTCGACATGTCCGAAAGCCAGGCGACGCGCGAAAGCTTCCCCGAGAATGACCGCGCGCTGACCAGCGAACAGATCACGCGCTCGACCAGCGGCACGAGCGCCCCCGCGGTCGGCATCCCCGGCGCGCTATCGAACCAGCCGCCGCAGGCGACAACGGTCACCGCGACCGGTCCGCAGCCGGTCCCGCCCGGCGCCCCGGCGCCCGGCACCGAGAGCAATGAAAATGCCGCGCGCGCCTATGAAGTCGGCCGCGAGATTTCGGTGACGCACTCGCCGCAGGGCAAGCTGCGCCGCGTCTCGGTCGCGGTCGCGCTCAATCAGGGCAAGAAGGCGCTGACGCAGGCCGATCTCACCAAGATCGACAATCTGGTGAAGGGCGCGGTCGGATATGACGCGACGCGCGGCGATCTGGTCGCGATCAACCAGCGCCCGTTCGTCGCGGTCGAAGACACCGCGCCCGCCTTTTACGATCAGGGCTGGTTCATGCCGCTGGTCCAGCAGGTCGGCGCGATCCTCGCCGCGCTGCTCGCCTTCCTGTTCATCGGCCGCCCGATGATCCGCGCCGCCAAGGAACGCGCCGCCAAGCGCATCGCGCAGAATCAGGAACTCGAAGCGTCGCTGCTCGCCGCCACCAACCGCCCGGCGCTCGCCAGCGGTCAGGGCGGCCGCGAAATCACCCTCGAGATGATCGAGCAGGCGCCAAGCTATGAAGCGCGCGCCAACCTCGTCCGCGCCTTCGTCCGTCAGGACTCCGCGCGCGCCGCGCTCGTCGTCCGCCACCTGATGCAGGAGGGCGCCCGTGCCTGA
- the fliE gene encoding flagellar hook-basal body complex protein FliE, translated as MSTIDPSRLLQMRSSILNQNQALQRAAGRSGIGAAEGGVGGAAGAPDFGAAINNALQQVNAQQSKASQITEAYERGDTHDIVSVMIERQKASLGFETTLQVRNKLLSAYRDIMNMPV; from the coding sequence ATGAGCACGATTGACCCGAGCCGGCTGCTGCAAATGCGCAGTTCGATCCTCAATCAGAACCAGGCGCTGCAGCGCGCCGCGGGCCGCAGCGGCATCGGCGCGGCCGAAGGCGGCGTCGGCGGCGCAGCAGGAGCCCCCGATTTTGGCGCGGCGATCAACAACGCGCTGCAACAGGTCAACGCGCAGCAGTCGAAGGCGAGCCAGATCACCGAAGCCTATGAGCGCGGCGACACGCACGACATCGTCAGCGTGATGATCGAACGCCAGAAGGCCTCGCTCGGCTTCGAAACCACCCTGCAAGTCCGCAACAAGCTGCTGTCCGCGTATCGCGACATTATGAACATGCCGGTGTAA
- a CDS encoding flagellin N-terminal helical domain-containing protein, protein MTVINTNVSALRAQNNSRVANQMQSQAMERLSSGKRINAAKDDAAGLAIATRMEAASRGFTQAIRNANDGISLAQTADSAAGSISDILVRMRDLSMQASTGTLSDPDRVLVQKEVTALIAQIGDVVGQTTFNGNNLLDGSAATGFDIQTGINDTEVVNITIANLGTAGTALTGVGAINVGTAAGATAALAVLDTAIDNVASERANLGAQQNRLTSAVDNLTSRVTNLDEAKSRIEDADFSVESTNLAAAGILAQASTAMLAQANQSSQGVMNLLRG, encoded by the coding sequence ATGACTGTCATCAACACCAATGTGAGCGCGCTTCGCGCCCAGAACAACTCGCGCGTCGCGAACCAAATGCAGTCGCAGGCAATGGAACGCCTGTCGAGCGGCAAGCGCATCAACGCTGCGAAGGACGACGCTGCTGGCCTCGCCATCGCAACCCGCATGGAAGCCGCATCGCGCGGTTTCACGCAGGCCATCCGCAATGCCAACGACGGCATTTCGCTGGCCCAGACCGCCGACAGCGCTGCCGGCAGCATCTCGGACATTCTCGTCCGTATGCGCGACCTGTCGATGCAGGCATCGACCGGTACGCTCAGCGACCCTGATCGCGTGCTGGTGCAGAAGGAAGTCACCGCGCTGATCGCGCAGATCGGCGACGTCGTCGGTCAGACTACTTTCAATGGCAACAACCTGCTGGACGGCAGCGCCGCTACCGGCTTCGATATCCAGACCGGCATCAATGATACCGAAGTCGTGAACATCACCATCGCGAACCTCGGCACGGCAGGCACGGCGCTTACCGGCGTCGGCGCAATCAACGTCGGTACGGCTGCCGGGGCCACCGCGGCGCTGGCAGTGCTTGACACGGCGATCGACAATGTCGCCAGCGAACGCGCCAATCTCGGTGCGCAGCAGAACCGCCTGACCTCGGCTGTCGATAATTTGACGTCGCGTGTCACCAATCTGGACGAAGCGAAGTCGCGCATCGAAGACGCTGATTTCTCGGTCGAATCGACGAACCTCGCGGCTGCCGGCATTCTGGCACAGGCATCGACCGCGATGCTCGCCCAGGCGAACCAGAGCTCGCAGGGCGTGATGAACCTGCTCCGCGGCTAA